The sequence GAAAGATAAGCTTGATTTTTGTTAACGTCTCAAAAGTAtaaagtttacagaactgaaatatacatccCCACGTGTCCTTTTCAAGACCTgagtaacaaagtttgaacgaAGCTTCTATGTTAAACTATTAAAGCTGAACTAGACGCAGAAATTTTGGTTAGGAGAatgataataagaagaagacttcggataacagaacagtgcattttcatgcattgTAATgactgtatgaaatgtgctataaacAAACTGGCCTTGCCGAGGTGTAAAATAGATGGTTGCAGAGGATTAGAATAAATTTCTCTCTTGTGAGTGTGAACTCTAGTCTAGCATTGGTGTGAATACACGAAGGAAGCCATTAGTTTCTTAATTTCTGATCTTTAAGTGGTTGCCAGTGTTTCACTCATTCTTTATGTTCATATTTTCTGAATTAGCTGTATTTCAGGTTTCTTACAGTTTCTCCTTCAGAAAACTAAAGTGTGGTCCCATGGACTGAACCTTCAAAAGCCCATTCCTGAGTATAAAAGGTAAGAGTAAAAGAATGAGAGGAACATTTCACAAAGTTTTTTTATTCATCAATAATTTCATAGAAGATATACATTCAACAGTTTTCATCACATATAAAACATCACAATGCTCTGCAAGTGTTCCATCAAATTTGTGTTATTTTGGAAACAGACACCTAAACTCATATTCAAGCAATTACAAGTAATTACTGGATGTGTTAATTGTGTTTTAATGtattaactaataatttctctACCACACAAATTAAATCTCTGACCAGAGAGACACAAAGCCAATACAATCAtgaatgttctgtttttcagttTCTTAAAGGATTTTTCTCACTTCTGTGTTTGTTAAGACATGTTTAAGATTATGACATTAGGGGGCAAAGTTCCATGAGAGCTTAACCAAGCAACGACACATTTTAAAAgtattgtaataataataacaaaaaagtgCAGGCCGTACCAGAGTATAAACAAGACCACAGTCCTAGaaagacaaaatgttttttttttcttctagtAAATGCCGATTCTAATGGTGCTTACATAGGTGAGCTATCTTTTTATTCTAAATAATTCAAAGGCGTTCTATAGGAAGAGTCTACACAGTTGTGTGTAAGTACTCTGTAAGAATTCAGGTTAAATCACATTGTGTGAGTGCCATGCACTCCATGAATGCTCCAGTAACAGCCTTTGATATCAGGATGTTTAACCTCATAACTCATACCAATAGCAAACAAAGCGTTCaaacatttattatttttaaaactcAGTAGTGAAACAAACCCCACAGCCACCCTTGGTGCGTGAATGATAAGGCAATTACTGATGTGAAGTTGGATCTTTTATTGCTTGttgtgtctccccccccccttctctgacTATTACCATGTGTGGTCTGAGAGGACAGTCTTCTTCTTAACGGTCACGCTGGGCAGAAAAAATAATCTGCATTTTTGTAGATCCTTGAAACAATATTAACACTGCCATGCAGCATTGTTTTCTTCGTACTTATATAATAAAATAACTGGCATCAGTACCTCATGAAATGGTCAATTACAATGAGTGCAGCTGTGCTTGCCTTGTGAAAAGACTAGAGACCGATCCCGCCACAGGCAATAAGTTACACAAGGAAAGCCATTCTAGCATATTTACATACTCAGTTATAGTTTCAGTGATCGTGAGTTCAATTACAGTAAGTGCAATAACAGTCCACCCCATGTGATATTCTTTACTTCAGAAAGTCTTTGTACTAAACACAAtacagcagtgagagagagcgatttTCTGGAGAACTGTACAATGGCTGAGATACCTGCAGAATCTACTCCAGAGGTGCAAATGGTTTTTGCTATGGACAAGCTGTggagatttttctttttttttaatctttcgAACCAGGGGAGCTCTGAGACTCAAATCAGAAGACCCAACCCAATCCTACCTAACCTTATCGCTCGCTTAACATGACACTACATGACATGACATCTTTCCCTCTCGTCTTTCTAGCACGTTCCTCTCCTGAATTCTTAAATCTCTATCAATGTAGGCGGTGAATATCTCCATCAGCCTTTTACTCTGCCACTCGTTCTCTTGGACTTGTCTTCCGTGCcgtccttccctccctcctcctcctcctcctcctcctccggcatGGCGAACCTCTCCAGCGCGTCCTTCTGGAagccctccatctcctcctccatctctcggttctcctcctcctcctccgccatgTCCTCCAGGATGTCCGACACGTCTCCCACGAACTCGCCGAAGGGCGTCCGGTCGTGGGCGAAGAGGCCGTCGGCCGCGAAGAACTCCCTCACCAGCGCGCTGAGCTTCTGTCTCCGGGAGGCCTGGTCCTcggcggaggaggcggcggcgtcCAGGCGGTCCAGGTAGGCCAGCAGCAGGGCCTCGAAGTCGCCCAGGGAGACGGGGACGAGGCCCTGGGCGCGGGCGCAGGCCGCCGCGTCCGAGCACTCGGCCGGAGGCTCGCGGGAGTGATGCAGCTTCTGGCGCTGCTGGCTCCAGTAGTCGCCGCGGAAACGACCGCCGTCAGTGTGGTCATCGTTGTCGTCATCATCGTCGTTGTCGTCGTCGTGAAGATGGGAAGAGGTCTTGTCGTCCGCGCTCTGGCCGCGATGGTCTTTGTTGTCGTGTCTGTGGTGTTTCCCGGCTCTGCCCTGGCCTTTGTGGTGGTCATCTCTGGGCTTTCTCCACTTGTGATCTCTCCTGTGCTCCCCAtgttcttcctcttcatcttcctcgtcCTCTTTAGACCGCTCCTTCGCTTTGCCGCCCGagtgtttcctctcctccttcctctctctccattctttccTTTCGGAGTTGtggtccttctcctccttccactTTTTCTGGCCAGCCTCTTTCCCTTCTGCGCTCTTTTTCTTGCCGtcgtcttttctttttctccagtCCGACTCTTCACTCCGTTCCTCTGTGTCTTTCcagtctttcttctttttccacACTTTTCCGTCGCTCATGTCATCACCTTTCCTTTTCTTATCTTCCTTCCGTGCTCTATCTTCGTCTCTGTGcttgttctctccatcttttcctccccttttccctcttttctcctcccattctctccattccttcctctctccttctctgtgtccATCCATGCTTTTGTCCTTCTTCCACTTCTTGTCCTCTTTCCTCTCACCCTTGTCTTTCCCCTCCTTCTTTTCAGCCTTGCCCTCCTTTGCCCAAagcttcttctctttcttcttccaatctttctcctctttcaacTCCTTCTCTCCTCGGTCCTTCCATTCTTTGCCTTCTACCGCACCTCTTTTCTCCTTCGCTTCATGTTTCTTCTCcttcccctctttcctctctccaacATCTTTCTTGGTACCTTTGTCTTTCTtcgcctctttctcctctttcttctgcttcttccattctttcttGTGCTCTTTTtcaactttctctttctctaacttTAGATGTTTTTTCTTGTCCTTTGCGtctttcctctcccccttttGCTGTGGATCTTGGCCGCTCTGCTGTTCTGTGGATtgaccagcagagggcactGCTCCTGTGAAAATAATGAGGATGGGGAGTAAAAATGAAACTTTAAAGGACAAAAAGGGAAGTAAATGAATTGACGTGTGTCTGTATAGTTTGTGGTCCTTACAGTTAAAACTAAAATGGCTCACATAAGATTATGAGAAAAGCGAAAACTAACTGATAACATCTTTATAACATCTATGGATATTACCAAGAATAATgatcagatagagagagagagagagagacagacagacagacggacagtaAATAATAACCTTAATTATTTCATAATTAACTCATTGAGCCACTGGAAAGCCGTCTCTTACCCATCTTGGCCTTGAGAGCGCCCAGCTCCCTCTGAATGGCCGACATGCCGTCCAGCTCCCTCCTGGACTTCTCCTGCTCCTTTCTCATCCTCTCgttctcctgctccagctccttctGCCGGACGGGCCGCGACTCCAGCTCCCCCTTCATCTTCAGGTTCTCCTTCTCCAGGCGCTCCCGCCGCTCCCGCTCCTTGGCCCCCTCCTGCAACAGCTGCTGGGCAGACGTGAGCTGCTCCTTCTGGGCCTGCTGGAGCACccaaggaaagagagggattaGATGAAGAGGAACGGCAGTCGGGGAGCCATTCAGACTCGAGGAGACCCAGTTAAAAAGATCCCggtggggtagagagagagagagaggtagagagagacacagagagagagagagagagaagtgctgAAAACTGCTCTGTGGGGGATTAGACTTATTCTAAAATGTACTTGTTAAAACAGGTCTGAATCTTAAGTGAGCCAGGATATAGGATGCGACTGCTTGTGGGAATAAAAAATGACGATATCCTTTGCAGTGCAAATTTGGATCAGGCTGCCTGTGGTAGGATATCGAAGTGACAGATTATCCAGTGACAGCACTGGTCACTGAAATTagtcatggcacacacacacactcacacacacacacacacatacgcacatgcacaaatacacacacatacacacatatgcacacactcacagggatTACTTaggtcaagacacacacacagacacacacacctgtaactgGGCCTGTAGTACTGCGATCTGTTCATTTTCTTTGTCCACCAGTCCGGGGTGTTTCCCTCCAGCATAAGCGTCTGGACGTCCTTCGCTCTTCAACCATTCCTGCAACAACACAAACTCTTTGCATTCTGTATACATAACCGTGCTGCATAAAtaatgcaacaaacaaacaacatgggGAGACTGTGTGGAAAGATGATGGAAGAAAACCGATGATAACAGAGAGAGGCCGCAATCTAACCTGTGCGAGATCTCGATCTTTCAACTCCTTCACATCATCTGCTTCTGGCAagacaaagcaaaaacaaacaaacaaataaaaaaaacagaaggacaaaagaaaaaataaacacactgaaGGGGTTTGTAAAGCCTTTggataacaacaaaaaaaagagtatcatctctctacaacacacacggacataaaACTGAGTAACAAGAATATATGCGTTGCGTATTTCTcttgcacacagacatgaatgTGTGATGATGTTATATACTGTAAGCGTATCATGCTTTGTGTTACTGTTCCTTTGCAGTACCAGTGTTCCACACTTTACTGTGTTTAGTATTTGTGCACGCGGGCATGAGGAGACAAACACACCCAAGGTGCAGCGTTTATAGgtcttccctcgctcctcgggcctcgatcctcactgatctacataaagaatgatggggcggcaacaagggatagtctatcccttcgtctatctttctttatgtagatcagtgaggatcgaggcccgaggagcgagggaggacgtataaacgctgcatgagaggcacctgtGTTTCCTCAACGGCCCACACAAGCACGGCACAACAACATCCGAGGAATTCTCTAAAAACTCATCCACGTTGGTTGGCTGAGACTGTCCGGAGTTTAGATTATAGTTTGGATTACGAACAAACAACACCTCCACCAGACTTTAGAGAGTGATTCAGCATAAGAACAGGACATggcaacattatgtttgtctgttttgagGACAAACACATGACGTGCATATCATGCATATCATGTTAAGAGGTGCACAGACATGTTGGTAGTAAAGGACTGCGTGGGACAGATGGGATGCCTTCAGTGAGGGACACAGGAGCGGGAAGGTGGCGGTAGGtaagagtgtgcatgtgcaagggattctgggagaggaagagcgagaacTCCTGACTAAGCAAGTGACAATTACCCTAGCAAAGCCACATACACCCTTATACTCCttcacaaacgcacacagacacagacacacacagagacacacacacacacacacacacacacacacacacacacgtttctctTTCAAGTAGGTGTGCTCGTTCTtccattcattctccctccatctttaccTACCCTCATCCAGGTCGATGAACACACCTGTAGAGTAATACACCTCAGTCACAGCGCTCAATATACTTATCCAACATCACAGCAAGTCAGAACCactgttttttaaagtgctatttttggggcttttgtgAAACATAATTGTTTAAACTGGCACTTTCAGAAGGCTCTTAAAATCACTAGCCAAGTCAACAGTTTCAGATACAAATGAAGAAAACAGTGAGGTATGTGTAAAATATACTTGCGAAATATTTCATGAAATTGAATTATGAGAATGAACTTAACTGGCAACATCTTTTCTTTTGCATATTACTTAGCATATACGTGTCATAACACCTAAATTACATAATGATCATTCTTATGATTCTACCAGTAATAATAATCCACTTCCAATGACTTTTTTTATGCCTTATCACTTGACTGATTTAAGAGCAGCATATTTTACACATGACAGAACATGGATGTTCTCCACACACAACAGCTCATGGGTGGATGGACTGGACGGTGCTTTGAGGGAATGCTGTGATAACACCATGGAGAACAGTTAGACCGTTAGAACACGGTTCTCCTCGCAGAACTCACCAGAGAAGAAGATGGTCcccaggcccagcagcagcagagctccCAGGATGCACTTGTTCAGAGACAGGcccgtctcctcctcccttgCTGGGGGCGGCCGGTactcctccccatcctcctcctcctcttcctcctcttcctcccgctCTCCGTCTTTGCCGCGGCGGTCCAGGGAGCCCAGCAGGGACacgttcctcctcttcctcaggccgtctccctcgctctctccctccgtcgCCGACACCGACTCCTGCGGGCTGTCTGAtcggcaaaaaaaagagagagagaacccagaCGAGAGAGTGACGTTTCGACTTCTTTGAACTCCCCCATTCAGTTTCCTCTGCACTCGTTCGCCGCAAACTTCCCTGAAAAAGTTCAGGCTCTGCAAGATTCTGCAAAACTTTATCACACCGCAGCCAATTAGCTGGCAAAAAGTACCGGCGT comes from Sardina pilchardus chromosome 6, fSarPil1.1, whole genome shotgun sequence and encodes:
- the pbxip1b gene encoding pre-B-cell leukemia homeobox interacting protein 1b isoform X1; its protein translation is MSDNSNSANGNNWTIIPPPEAPVAENVGPVLEDSRGHGELSSSVDPDPPPELQLESALSPLQQTEPELSSEVQTQPLLSARADASHGQSGTDQSVEQEPLSEGLSLDGLDDHTQNDDSTPSVVPLSSVAEGDESTALDEHSVYHGYAESHAHPSADTDLFSDSYTHISSTPDAIHTVEEEEELQEEEEGLDQRRKGTEEVKLSDSPQESVSATEGESEGDGLRKRRNVSLLGSLDRRGKDGEREEEEEEEEEDGEEYRPPPAREEETGLSLNKCILGALLLLGLGTIFFSGVFIDLDEEADDVKELKDRDLAQEWLKSEGRPDAYAGGKHPGLVDKENEQIAVLQAQLQQAQKEQLTSAQQLLQEGAKERERRERLEKENLKMKGELESRPVRQKELEQENERMRKEQEKSRRELDGMSAIQRELGALKAKMGAVPSAGQSTEQQSGQDPQQKGERKDAKDKKKHLKLEKEKVEKEHKKEWKKQKKEEKEAKKDKGTKKDVGERKEGKEKKHEAKEKRGAVEGKEWKDRGEKELKEEKDWKKKEKKLWAKEGKAEKKEGKDKGERKEDKKWKKDKSMDGHREGERKEWREWEEKRGKRGGKDGENKHRDEDRARKEDKKRKGDDMSDGKVWKKKKDWKDTEERSEESDWRKRKDDGKKKSAEGKEAGQKKWKEEKDHNSERKEWRERKEERKHSGGKAKERSKEDEEDEEEEHGEHRRDHKWRKPRDDHHKGQGRAGKHHRHDNKDHRGQSADDKTSSHLHDDDNDDDDDNDDHTDGGRFRGDYWSQQRQKLHHSREPPAECSDAAACARAQGLVPVSLGDFEALLLAYLDRLDAAASSAEDQASRRQKLSALVREFFAADGLFAHDRTPFGEFVGDVSDILEDMAEEEEENREMEEEMEGFQKDALERFAMPEEEEEEEEGGKDGTEDKSKRTSGRVKG
- the pbxip1b gene encoding pre-B-cell leukemia homeobox interacting protein 1b isoform X3, coding for MSDNSNSANGNNWTIIPPPEAPVAENVGPVLEDSRGHGELSSSVDPDPPPELQLESALSPLQQTEPELSSEVQTQPLLSARADASHGQSGTDQSVEQEPLSEGLSLDGLDDHTQNDDSTPSVVPLSSVAEGDESTALDEHSVYHGYAESHAHPSADTDLFSDSYTHISSTPDAIHTVEEEEELQEEEEGLDQRRKGTEEVKLSDSPQESVSATEGESEGDGLRKRRNVSLLGSLDRRGKDGEREEEEEEEEEDGEEYRPPPAREEETGLSLNKCILGALLLLGLGTIFFSEADDVKELKDRDLAQEWLKSEGRPDAYAGGKHPGLVDKENEQIAVLQAQLQQAQKEQLTSAQQLLQEGAKERERRERLEKENLKMKGELESRPVRQKELEQENERMRKEQEKSRRELDGMSAIQRELGALKAKMGAVPSAGQSTEQQSGQDPQQKGERKDAKDKKKHLKLEKEKVEKEHKKEWKKQKKEEKEAKKDKGTKKDVGERKEGKEKKHEAKEKRGAVEGKEWKDRGEKELKEEKDWKKKEKKLWAKEGKAEKKEGKDKGERKEDKKWKKDKSMDGHREGERKEWREWEEKRGKRGGKDGENKHRDEDRARKEDKKRKGDDMSDGKVWKKKKDWKDTEERSEESDWRKRKDDGKKKSAEGKEAGQKKWKEEKDHNSERKEWRERKEERKHSGGKAKERSKEDEEDEEEEHGEHRRDHKWRKPRDDHHKGQGRAGKHHRHDNKDHRGQSADDKTSSHLHDDDNDDDDDNDDHTDGGRFRGDYWSQQRQKLHHSREPPAECSDAAACARAQGLVPVSLGDFEALLLAYLDRLDAAASSAEDQASRRQKLSALVREFFAADGLFAHDRTPFGEFVGDVSDILEDMAEEEEENREMEEEMEGFQKDALERFAMPEEEEEEEEGGKDGTEDKSKRTSGRVKG
- the pbxip1b gene encoding pre-B-cell leukemia homeobox interacting protein 1b isoform X2, with translation MSDNSNSANGNNWTIIPPPEAPVAENVGPVLEDSRGHGELSSSVDPDPPPELQLESALSPLQQTEPELSSEVQTQPLLSARADASHGQSGTDQSVEQEPLSEGLSLDGLDDHTQNDDSTPSVVPLSSVAEGDESTALDEHSVYHGYAESHAHPSADTDLFSDSYTHISSTPDAIHTVEEEEELQEEEEGLDQRRKGTEEVKLSDSPQESVSATEGESEGDGLRKRRNVSLLGSLDRRGKDGEREEEEEEEEEDGEEYRPPPAREEETGLSLNKCILGALLLLGLGTIFFSGVFIDLDEEADDVKELKDRDLAQEWLKSEGRPDAYAGGKHPGLVDKENEQIAVLQAQLQAQKEQLTSAQQLLQEGAKERERRERLEKENLKMKGELESRPVRQKELEQENERMRKEQEKSRRELDGMSAIQRELGALKAKMGAVPSAGQSTEQQSGQDPQQKGERKDAKDKKKHLKLEKEKVEKEHKKEWKKQKKEEKEAKKDKGTKKDVGERKEGKEKKHEAKEKRGAVEGKEWKDRGEKELKEEKDWKKKEKKLWAKEGKAEKKEGKDKGERKEDKKWKKDKSMDGHREGERKEWREWEEKRGKRGGKDGENKHRDEDRARKEDKKRKGDDMSDGKVWKKKKDWKDTEERSEESDWRKRKDDGKKKSAEGKEAGQKKWKEEKDHNSERKEWRERKEERKHSGGKAKERSKEDEEDEEEEHGEHRRDHKWRKPRDDHHKGQGRAGKHHRHDNKDHRGQSADDKTSSHLHDDDNDDDDDNDDHTDGGRFRGDYWSQQRQKLHHSREPPAECSDAAACARAQGLVPVSLGDFEALLLAYLDRLDAAASSAEDQASRRQKLSALVREFFAADGLFAHDRTPFGEFVGDVSDILEDMAEEEEENREMEEEMEGFQKDALERFAMPEEEEEEEEGGKDGTEDKSKRTSGRVKG
- the pbxip1b gene encoding pre-B-cell leukemia homeobox interacting protein 1b isoform X4, which codes for MSDNSNSANGNNWTIIPPPEAPVAENVGPVLEDSRGHGELSSSVDPDPPPELQLESALSPLQQTEPELSSEVQTQPLLSARADASHGQSGTDQSVEQEPLSEGLSLDGLDDHTQNDDSTPSVVPLSSVAEGDESTALDEHSVYHGYAESHAHPSADTDLFSDSYTHISSTPDAIHTVEEEEELQEEEEGLDQRRKGTEEVKLSDSPQESVSATEGESEGDGLRKRRNVSLLGSLDRRGKDGEREEEEEEEEEDGEEYRPPPAREEETGLSLNKCILGALLLLGLGTIFFSADDVKELKDRDLAQEWLKSEGRPDAYAGGKHPGLVDKENEQIAVLQAQLQQAQKEQLTSAQQLLQEGAKERERRERLEKENLKMKGELESRPVRQKELEQENERMRKEQEKSRRELDGMSAIQRELGALKAKMGAVPSAGQSTEQQSGQDPQQKGERKDAKDKKKHLKLEKEKVEKEHKKEWKKQKKEEKEAKKDKGTKKDVGERKEGKEKKHEAKEKRGAVEGKEWKDRGEKELKEEKDWKKKEKKLWAKEGKAEKKEGKDKGERKEDKKWKKDKSMDGHREGERKEWREWEEKRGKRGGKDGENKHRDEDRARKEDKKRKGDDMSDGKVWKKKKDWKDTEERSEESDWRKRKDDGKKKSAEGKEAGQKKWKEEKDHNSERKEWRERKEERKHSGGKAKERSKEDEEDEEEEHGEHRRDHKWRKPRDDHHKGQGRAGKHHRHDNKDHRGQSADDKTSSHLHDDDNDDDDDNDDHTDGGRFRGDYWSQQRQKLHHSREPPAECSDAAACARAQGLVPVSLGDFEALLLAYLDRLDAAASSAEDQASRRQKLSALVREFFAADGLFAHDRTPFGEFVGDVSDILEDMAEEEEENREMEEEMEGFQKDALERFAMPEEEEEEEEGGKDGTEDKSKRTSGRVKG